The Natrinema caseinilyticum genomic sequence GAACAGGAGACGATTCATCGATTCGAGTACGCTTCCCGGATCAGTTCGGAGTTCGTCGTACACGAGGTCGACGATACCTTGTCCGCCTTCCGTACGTTCGAAGACGTAGACTTCGCCGGCGTCCTGATCGAAGCCGTAGAACACCCGCTGGTTGTTGACGCTGCTGATGTCAGTTACCAACTGCAGGAAGAAGTGTGCGGCCGTGTGATAGGCCAGATGCTCGAAATCACCGGCGCTGTCCGCATCATCGAGTTCCTTGTACCGCCTCACGTAATCGCCAATCTCGTCCTCGAGGCCGTCGAGGAACGATGTCATGTCGTACGCTAATCCACGCGTTCGCGTAGTGAACCCGAGCGGGGTCTCGGGACTCTCGAGTTCCTGCGTGAACCGGTCGCGATCCGAATCGAACGCGACGCCGAGATCACCGCCGTAGTATTTACCCGGGGTAATCTCCAGACTGACGTTCTCGAGCGACACTTTCGCTTCCATATCGGCGAGCGTGAGATCGCCGCTCGAGTCGATCGGCGTCCGCTCGGTAACAGTCGTGTCAACGTGTGGTTCGGAGTGGATCTTTCCGTACTCGCGCTCGTCGTGGCGGAGACACCTGTCGATATCGCCGGGCAAAATCTGGTAGCATTCCGGACAGTACTGGACGATCTCGAGGGCGTTGTCGCCCGACACGTCCTCGATCTCCGAGAGGTGGAGTGTGTCCGGAACGAGTACGCCGTCGCGCTCCTCACCAGTGACGTGTTTGGTGTAATTCATCTCCACGCCATCGTCAGTGACGGTCGTCATCGGCAGAAACGCGTGCATCAGCCCGGACCGTGACTGGTACTCTGAGCGATACGGGGCGAGCGTACTCACGATCTGATCGATCGATTCCTCCGGACGGTCGGTATCGTTGTTCTCGCGGAATACCTTGACGAACTGCCCCGAACTTCCGAAATAGTTCGGCGGGACGAACCACACCTCATTCGCGAGCTGTCGCCCGTCGGTCTGGAGGTATAGATCGAAGTAGTAGGCACCGCGCAGGAGGTCCTTGATCCTATACAGGGACTTGTGGGGGTTCTTGCCACCGAGATACGAACCGAACTCCTTGAGCGCCGACTGGAGGTAATGGACCTGTTTCTCGAGTTTGTAGTACTCTTGAATGCGGTCGTCCTCACTGAGCGTTTCGAGCTGATTGACGGCGTTGTTCAGGTTGGATAGCCGATCCTGATTCACCTGCGGAATTGGCCTCTCTACGGCGTTGTTAGCCCGATTTCGCAACTGCATCAGTTTCCCAGTCAATCCGAACAGTTCGGCGAGGAGTGACGAGAAGTGCGTAACGGTTTCGTTCACATCGCCCGCCGGGAGGAATTGGGCCCGATTCTTCGCATCTGCTAACTGTGAGTTCAGTTCCGAAACGAGGTCTTCGTAGCCGTTCGCATCGTGTGAGTTAAGCGTTTTCTCGAAACCAGACACCTGTCCTCTGAATGTATGGATAACCCGTAGTGTCTGATCTTGAACCTCGAGAATGTAGCTGTCAATCGCATCTGTTCCTCGGACGATCTCCCCGTCTTCCATGCCGAAGTACTCCTCAATATCGGAGACATCGTCGTGCTGTTCGCCGAGGTAGTCATCGAGTTGCTGTCGAACGTCATCGACGACTTGCTCTGAGAGCATTCTGTCAGCAGGAACGTCGATACCGAGTTCCTCGTCGAAGAAGGACTTCGGATCGACGACCATCTCGTAATACCGATCGAACCCGAAGTCGTCCTGGAGATATCGTTCGAGGAAGGTCGCGTGTTCGTCGAGTTTCGATCGGAAGCGTTCGTCGTTTATCGCCGAGACCTGCTCGTAGTACCGATTGAACCGCTCGTGCATCCACTCGACGACTCGGTTGTCCGTATTCAGAGGCGTCCGAATATCGGAGCCGAGGAACCGGTCCGCCCGGTAGAACATATTGGCGTCCCCGGTCAGGTTCGAGAGATAAACCGCAATGTGGGAGTCCATGCCGGGCTTTCGCGCAGCGCGCCCGGCGCGCTGGAGGAACGATGAGAGGTTCCACGGTGTCCGATGTTGCGTCACAATCTTGATCTCTCCGACGTCGATCCCTACTTCCAGAAAGTTCGTCGAGAGCAAGATGTCGCTGCTCGCGGCCGTCTCGCTGTCGAACCCCTGTTCGGAGTACACCGGCATGAAATCCAGCGGCTCGTCGATGAACTGCTGGTCCATCACAGACGCGACACCGTCCCAGTTTTCCCCATCAGGATCACGGTGGAACTGCCAGAGTTCGTTCTCGCGGTCGGCGTCCTCAAGTTGCACCCGCTGTTGGTTGATTTGGGAGATGCTGTCGATGAACGAGAGCTGTTTGCCCCGTTGTCCCGCCCCGTCCTCGAGCATCGTGTGGCCCAATAGCATCGACTGCTGGATGGCCATCGAGGAAACGCCCGGACCGTCCTCAGGCGCGAGCATGAAGTAATAATGTTCGTGGTCGTCGTGATTGTCGTCGAAGTCCGACTGCGGCGGACTCGTGGTCTCGACCGCAGACTGGGAGAGCCCGAACAGCTGGGAGCCGAACCGCTTTGGATCGTCGATCGTTGCGCTCGAACCGAGCCACAGCAGCGGCTCATCGGAGATATCGTCGACGTTCTGGATGACCTTCGACGCATGTGCACCACGCAGGCCGGTGTTGAGATGGACTTCGTCCAGAACGATGGTGTCGAACTGATCGACCAGCGAGTAGTGTGGCTTGTGCGCGAAGTTCTCGAGCGACTCGAGCGTCGTGAGGACGATGTCCGGCGGATTGTTGAACACCATCTCACTCCGCGAGAGGATCAGTTCACGATCGTTGAACTCGTGAGACGGATCGTTCTCGCAGCGAATGACGTACGACTTATTGGTCCCGTGATATTCGAAGGAATGCGAATCACCTTCCTCGCCACACCAGCAGTTACAGAGCGTAAAGCGCGGCCGTCCGCTCCCCTTCGTATCGAAGAAGCTCTTAGACCCGATTTCAGAGCGGTTCCACGGCATGTTCCCGACGTAGCAACCAACCGACAACTGGTCGCCGTGGTCCGTCTTGATCGAATGGATGTGCTCGAGAATTCGTCCGAGCTGGTCTTGGAGAAGCGCCTTCCGTGGGTAGACGATAGCGACTGAATCCTGTCGACCCTCCCGGAGCAGTTGATATAGCGGGCCGAGGAAGGCTTCGGTTTTTCCGAACCCGGTCGGTGCCGAGAAGATAGCCGCTTTACTTTCGCCGTCTGCGAGTCGTTGCCTATCGAGTCGATCGACGGTCCGCCAGCTATTCACTTGAAAGTCCAGTGGATCGAACCCGAATACGTCGATAATCGACTGGACGAACGGATCGTCACCCGTGTACGGGCTAGTCCGTCTCCGCGCCTGCCGTTCGCGTTCGTACTTAATCGCATCCGTTACGAACGGTGGTTCCTCCTGATCCTCGTATCGGACCTGCCGGTTTTCCAACATCGCTCTGATGAGGGGACTAACATCGTCGTGGAGACGTTTTGTATCCGTATTGCGATCAATATATTGCATTCTGATATGGAGTAGCTATGTGATGCTGTCGGGCGACGCGCCTTAATCGTTTCCTGCTGTTGATTAGACCATATAATAGTATGCAGTTGTCCCCTATGACTGTCTCCGACCCCGATGAAATCCCATCTTTGATATATTGTATCGATATGATGCGGAAAATAACAGGGTTGTGTTCTCGGCTCGGATTGCGTCGTGTACTGACTCAGGGGTCAGTCTTGTAGTCGGCTTTCGGGTCATAGGAGTGAGGTGCATAGCCCTGGTTCCATCCCTGAAACTCCGTCTGGTCGATCTCGATAGAGAGAAAGATATCATCGGGGTAGTCCCCCAATGTGCTTTGTTTGACATTATCGTCAGAAGCGTAGCGATACAGATCGAATTTGCGCGTGAAGATTGGCTGCCCTCGTAACCGTTCAACCCCTTTAGCGTCCATCTCACCTCCGTTAATCACGTAGGGGGTTCGTCGTCTCCATCTGGGTCCACTCATCAATCACCGGGTACGTATGCGGGTCCTAATATTCGGCACCTTTGCGTTCACACAGTCCACGGATCGCTTCAGTGTGCTCATCGACAACCGTCCGATCAGTGCCGAAGAGAACAACGTGCGTCGTTTCCATGTGATGATCTCTCGAGGATTACCGTATATATGTTCTAGGTTGATATTCAATTTATTTTCTAAATATATCACACCTCATTCCTGAACTAACAAAGCGGTTTGAGCGGCAACCGGAACCGCCTGTACTACGAGAGTTTCAGTTCGATATAATTAGCTAAGTCGGAGTCAGCGAGTTGCTGGCGTTCCTTCGGTGTGAGGTCGCCCAATCGGAGGCGGTCATCATCGAGTAGATCGTTGACCAGCGGTCGGAGTTCGGTATCTTCATACACACCGAACAGTTGCTCTTTGAGGGTCTCGAAGACCATTTTCATATCTTTGCCGTACTGAGCAGCCGCCTCGCGACGCTCCGCGAACGTCTCGTTGGACTCGACGTAAACCTCCTCTTTCCAGTTCCAGTCATCAAGCAATGACTCGAGCGCCCGTAGTTGCGTCCCGTCGATTCGCTCGACCCGTTCGTTTAATCGACGCATCGCAGTCGCTGTGTCCTGTCGATCGATTCTGAACTGCTGGATCCGATTCGTAACACGAGTGTCTGCGCGGTCGACTTTCGTCGAGAGGTCGTCAAGTTCCGATTCGACTGCATCGTACTCGCCGGCCTCGAGTTTCTCGACAGTCGCTTCGACCGCAGTCTTGACGTTGTTATCGATATCGATTGATTCCCCGAAAAACGTCTCCGCAATCGACTGCTGGAGTAGTGTCTCCTCCATCGTCGTCGCTACCGCCTCGAGTTCGTCTTCGAGGTGCTGCCGCCGGTACCGCTCGTACATCGACTTGAGTTGGTTTTCGAGCGTCGCTTCGCCTTCATCATCGCCTGATTGGTCACTCGACATAGTGTTCAGCCACCTCCGTGAACGCCTCCCCGATCTGTCCTGGGCCGTCTCTCGTTTGCAATTGGACACTGTTGTACCGCTGGTAGACCGTCGAGTTAGCAAGTTTGATGCTCGCCAGTGTCGCCTGAAGGGCCTCGAAAGATGTCCGCAGACGGAGGTCTGCGGCAATTGCAACTGCAGTTGCCGCGTCATCGACGGCTGATTGGTTTAAACTGACGAACTGCTTGAGCGGTTCCATTACGTCCGGACTCACATCGTATGTGTCGAGTTTGAGGACCATCTGTTCAACAGCATCGATCGAGAGCCCATCGAGGTTCGATGCGACGTCTTCGACGACATCGTGGTGGTATCGATTATCAATTTCACCGAGTGCACTTCGGACGTCATACGCCGTGTTCGCGAGAGTCTGTACCGTCGTCCCGTCGCCGAACCGGACCCGCGTATCGATGTTGTCTATATATGTCCGCGCCAGTGACGCGAGGACGTCTTGGGGGGAATTGCGCTTGAACCAGCGGCGAA encodes the following:
- a CDS encoding DEAD/DEAH box helicase, with the translated sequence MLENRQVRYEDQEEPPFVTDAIKYERERQARRRTSPYTGDDPFVQSIIDVFGFDPLDFQVNSWRTVDRLDRQRLADGESKAAIFSAPTGFGKTEAFLGPLYQLLREGRQDSVAIVYPRKALLQDQLGRILEHIHSIKTDHGDQLSVGCYVGNMPWNRSEIGSKSFFDTKGSGRPRFTLCNCWCGEEGDSHSFEYHGTNKSYVIRCENDPSHEFNDRELILSRSEMVFNNPPDIVLTTLESLENFAHKPHYSLVDQFDTIVLDEVHLNTGLRGAHASKVIQNVDDISDEPLLWLGSSATIDDPKRFGSQLFGLSQSAVETTSPPQSDFDDNHDDHEHYYFMLAPEDGPGVSSMAIQQSMLLGHTMLEDGAGQRGKQLSFIDSISQINQQRVQLEDADRENELWQFHRDPDGENWDGVASVMDQQFIDEPLDFMPVYSEQGFDSETAASSDILLSTNFLEVGIDVGEIKIVTQHRTPWNLSSFLQRAGRAARKPGMDSHIAVYLSNLTGDANMFYRADRFLGSDIRTPLNTDNRVVEWMHERFNRYYEQVSAINDERFRSKLDEHATFLERYLQDDFGFDRYYEMVVDPKSFFDEELGIDVPADRMLSEQVVDDVRQQLDDYLGEQHDDVSDIEEYFGMEDGEIVRGTDAIDSYILEVQDQTLRVIHTFRGQVSGFEKTLNSHDANGYEDLVSELNSQLADAKNRAQFLPAGDVNETVTHFSSLLAELFGLTGKLMQLRNRANNAVERPIPQVNQDRLSNLNNAVNQLETLSEDDRIQEYYKLEKQVHYLQSALKEFGSYLGGKNPHKSLYRIKDLLRGAYYFDLYLQTDGRQLANEVWFVPPNYFGSSGQFVKVFRENNDTDRPEESIDQIVSTLAPYRSEYQSRSGLMHAFLPMTTVTDDGVEMNYTKHVTGEERDGVLVPDTLHLSEIEDVSGDNALEIVQYCPECYQILPGDIDRCLRHDEREYGKIHSEPHVDTTVTERTPIDSSGDLTLADMEAKVSLENVSLEITPGKYYGGDLGVAFDSDRDRFTQELESPETPLGFTTRTRGLAYDMTSFLDGLEDEIGDYVRRYKELDDADSAGDFEHLAYHTAAHFFLQLVTDISSVNNQRVFYGFDQDAGEVYVFERTEGGQGIVDLVYDELRTDPGSVLESMNRLLFNEQVIGERLWAQPAFVDELPTNETGESAVRTVVEGFVSVPFDSVVDRVVEEIISTIDRAHQFAADEGIAATDAYELKYIVASAQVAGEDGFPNDAIADHDADISDADRVETAFYSPDIDGCVENLHIMECIAAGDQSETLSYVVLEALRSHLTETVPAGEAAEEMFDRELPPGGEVDGTSIFLDF